A single window of Prionailurus viverrinus isolate Anna chromosome F1, UM_Priviv_1.0, whole genome shotgun sequence DNA harbors:
- the GLMP gene encoding glycosylated lysosomal membrane protein isoform X1 yields the protein MCGSEGPRRGWGRCAPSPLLLLSLLASAAPLGLLGEETRQVSLEVIPPGLDAPQNLLHIRAVGTNSTLHYVWSSVGPPAVLLVATDTPHSTLSVNWSLLLSPEPDGGLVVLPKDSIQFSSALVFTRLFEFDGANTSEGAEPPGEPYPPYSLAKFSWNNITDSLDPATLSATFRGRPTDDPTGAFANGSLTFRVQAFSGSGRPDQPPRLLHSADTCQLEVALVGASPRGNRSLFGLEVATLGQGPDCPLMQEQHSIDDEYAPAVFQVNQLLWGSLPSGFVQWRPVAFSQRQRGRESALPCQASPLHPSLAYLPQSPIVRAFFESHNNFCAFNLTFGASTGPGYWDAHYLSWSTLLGVGTPPLDTLSPLVLGIMAVALGAPGLMLLAGGVFLLLGHRQCSEYQPIN from the exons ATGTGCGGCTCCGAGGGGCCCCGCCGGGGCTGGGGGCgctgtgcccccagccccctgctcctCCTGAGTTTGCTTGCGTCTGCAGCCCCGCTTGGCCTGCTGGGGGAGGAGACCCGCCAG GTGTCTCTGGAGGTCATCCCTCCCGGGCTGGACGCCCCCCAGAACCTCCTGCACATCCGGGCGGTGGGAACCAACTCCACACTGCACTACGTGTGGAGCAGCGTGGGGCCTCCGGCAGTGCTGCTTGTGGCCACCGACACCCCCCACAGCACCCTGAGTGTCAACTGGAGCCTCCTGCTGTCCCCTGAGCCTGACGGGGGCCTGGTGGTGCTCCCCAAGGACAGCATCCAGTTCTCTTCTGCCCTTGTCTTTACCAGG CTCTTTGAATTTGATGGCGCCAACACATCCGAGGGGGCCGAGCCTCCGGGAGAACCGTATCCCCCGTATTCCCTGGCCAAGTTCTCCTGGAACAATATCACGGACTCATTGGATCCTGCCACCCTGAGCGCCACATTTCGAGGCCGCCCCACCGACGACCCCACCGGGGCTTTTGCCAACGGCAGCCTCACCTTCAGG GTGCAGGCCTTCTCTGGATCCGGCAGACCAGACCAGCCCCCGCGCCTCCTGCATTCGGCCGACACCTGCCAGCTAGAGGTGGCCCTGGTCGGGGCCTCTCCCCGGGGAAACCGCTCCCTGTTTGGGCTGGAGGTAGCCACCCTGGGCCAGGGCCCCGACTGCCCCTTGATGCAGGAGCAACATTCCATCGACGATGAATATGCACCTGCTGTCTTCCAG GTGAACCAGCTGCTGTGGGGCTCCCTCCCATCCGGCTTCGTGCAGTGGCGACCAGTGGCTTTCTCCCAGAGGCAGAGGGGCCGGGAATCAGCCCTGCCCTGCCAAGCTTCCCCTCTTCACCCCTCCTTGGCATACCTCCCCCAGTCACCCATAGTCAGAGCCTTCTTTGAGTCTCACAATAACTTCTGTGCCTTCAATTTGACATTTGGGGCTTCCACAGGCCCCGGCTACTGGGACGCACACTACCTCAGTTG GTCGACGCTCCTGGGTGTGGGCACCCCTCCATTGGACACCTTGTCCCCACTAGTCCTAGGCATCATGGCGGTGGCCCTGGGTGCCCCGGGGCTCATGCTGCTGGCTGGAGGCGTGTTTCTGCTGCTGGGCCACAGGCAGTGCTCAGAATACCAGCCCATAAACTGA
- the GLMP gene encoding glycosylated lysosomal membrane protein isoform X2 → MCGSEGPRRGWGRCAPSPLLLLSLLASAAPLGLLGEETRQVSLEVIPPGLDAPQNLLHIRAVGTNSTLHYVWSSVGPPAVLLVATDTPHSTLSVNWSLLLSPEPDGGLVVLPKDSIQFSSALVFTRLFEFDGANTSEGAEPPGEPYPPYSLAKFSWNNITDSLDPATLSATFRGRPTDDPTGAFANGSLTFRVQAFSGSGRPDQPPRLLHSADTCQLEVALVGASPRGNRSLFGLEVATLGQGPDCPLMQEQHSIDDEYAPAVFQVDAPGCGHPSIGHLVPTSPRHHGGGPGCPGAHAAGWRRVSAAGPQAVLRIPAHKLRPALWRAGR, encoded by the exons ATGTGCGGCTCCGAGGGGCCCCGCCGGGGCTGGGGGCgctgtgcccccagccccctgctcctCCTGAGTTTGCTTGCGTCTGCAGCCCCGCTTGGCCTGCTGGGGGAGGAGACCCGCCAG GTGTCTCTGGAGGTCATCCCTCCCGGGCTGGACGCCCCCCAGAACCTCCTGCACATCCGGGCGGTGGGAACCAACTCCACACTGCACTACGTGTGGAGCAGCGTGGGGCCTCCGGCAGTGCTGCTTGTGGCCACCGACACCCCCCACAGCACCCTGAGTGTCAACTGGAGCCTCCTGCTGTCCCCTGAGCCTGACGGGGGCCTGGTGGTGCTCCCCAAGGACAGCATCCAGTTCTCTTCTGCCCTTGTCTTTACCAGG CTCTTTGAATTTGATGGCGCCAACACATCCGAGGGGGCCGAGCCTCCGGGAGAACCGTATCCCCCGTATTCCCTGGCCAAGTTCTCCTGGAACAATATCACGGACTCATTGGATCCTGCCACCCTGAGCGCCACATTTCGAGGCCGCCCCACCGACGACCCCACCGGGGCTTTTGCCAACGGCAGCCTCACCTTCAGG GTGCAGGCCTTCTCTGGATCCGGCAGACCAGACCAGCCCCCGCGCCTCCTGCATTCGGCCGACACCTGCCAGCTAGAGGTGGCCCTGGTCGGGGCCTCTCCCCGGGGAAACCGCTCCCTGTTTGGGCTGGAGGTAGCCACCCTGGGCCAGGGCCCCGACTGCCCCTTGATGCAGGAGCAACATTCCATCGACGATGAATATGCACCTGCTGTCTTCCAG GTCGACGCTCCTGGGTGTGGGCACCCCTCCATTGGACACCTTGTCCCCACTAGTCCTAGGCATCATGGCGGTGGCCCTGGGTGCCCCGGGGCTCATGCTGCTGGCTGGAGGCGTGTTTCTGCTGCTGGGCCACAGGCAGTGCTCAGAATACCAGCCCATAAACTGAGGCCCGCTCTCTGGAGGGCTGGACGTTGA